The sequence TTCATGGAGAAAGACCTAATTTTACCTAATTCTACTTTcatctgtattttttttttattgatatccCTTTCCTCAGGTCAaagaagacatacaagtgaaaaaaaaataaaataaaataaaaaaaccaaaccaagaCAGACACCATAGAGAAGAATAAGCAAAAACTAACCTAATATGAGCGGACAATGGAAGGGAATGTGTCATCAAACATTCCTTGAAACATTTACAGAGCCAACCTCTTAACCAAGTTTGAATAGTGCCTCGGAAAtggaaaatgtaaaaaaaaccCATACTGGGAACAACCATAAAAATGTTGTATGTAAAACATACAACAGGGGATTACAAGTCATCTGTGGATTTTAACTACCCACCGACGAGGAATCCAGGTAATAGCATAAACGTTAATCTTAAATTCTAAGAAAATCCACTTCATCCTAACTCGATCCCAGCAAAACAAACTGTCAAATGAAGGATGATTTATCATTTGgagatatttatttttctcaacaaacAAAATGCAAATATAAGAAAGGGTTGCATCATATCATATGGTTATACCCAAGGACTTCTTGAATTTCTCAACCTCCAAGTATACTGTTGAGTAAGGAAGAAACTCTGAGAAATGTTCCTTGCTTAGGTCATTAATTGCAACAGCAAGTTTAGGAATTTCCAATGTCTCCTCGTGGGTCAACGTTCTGACAAACCTTGCTGGGTTTCCTGCCCAAAGTTCACCACTGGGAATTCTCCTTCCTGGGGGAACCACGGACCCAGCTTCAAGAATAGAGTGGGTCTCGACCAGGGAGCCTTCCATGAGGATGGAATGTTGCCCGATAATGCATTCTGGCTCAATTATGCATGACCGCAACAGACTATATGCACCAATGGTGACGAATCTCTCTATGGAAGTCGCTGCTGGGAGTCCTGGATTGACACATAAGGGAAAATTTAGACATGGCATGGACTAGAAAACATTAAGATGCCACAAACTGAAAAGAGGATGTAACCAGCATTACAAATTTTATTCATCTTTATAAACAAGGGCCTTTTCTCTCCAATAAGATAGTCATTTTCTCCAAACTGAGGGGTTATCGATTATGAATTAAGACCAAGAAACTTGGTCAACTTAGATGACTTGCACCTCTCATTTCTATCATTTAGAACTTTCTCAATTCTCACCTGTTTCCTTCACAGTATATAGtaattttttaaccaaaaaaaaaaaaaaaaaaaaaaaaggagagagagagagagagaaagagagagataaaaaaatatatatatacgttTTAAACGGCTGAAGTTTCATATTTTGGACTGATCACATGAATAACAAAAACCAACTTAGTAAACTTAGGTTTGGCTATTATCCAGTTTGTCATAAGTGATAAGACATTACTGGAATTTCAGCTTTTACATCCAGACTTACAGAGACAAGAAAGTGACTTAAATACAAGACAGAGAAGGAAATATTTGAAGACTTGTGCACTTCAACCCCAATACTGAAAGAGGCAATACCATGCACTTGAATGTATGAATATCATATCATAAGCAAATTCAAACCCCAAAATTTGTAGGCTAAACCCCCCTTTGAACCTACAAGAGTACAGGAGAAGCAACTTAACAACCTGTGCACTACTGCATTTGTACCATCCCATAGGTCAGCTCTATATCTCCCTCTTTACACCTCTCTATCCATAGCCTTCCTCTGCCTCCATTTTACTTCCCTCTTTGACTCTCTCTATCCATCACTCTTTCTCTATCACCCAACTCTCTTGTTCCTTCTCCCATTCCCTCTCTCTCCACCTTGCTCTGTCTCTCTCTTTATCTCTTACTCCTCCTCTGTCTTTCTCCTTGTCTATCCCATCATAACCCCCCAACTCTATCCACTAATTGTTAAATGATGATATAATTCCTTACAATGTCATGCATAAGCATAGATCTCAATGAAGATCCTAGAGAGGAACTGCcaagaaaataagaaatttgacAAATCCCTGACGTAGAACTAACCTCTATTAGGAACTTTTGATCATAACAAATAAGGAGAGACAAAAAAGGGAAGTgaacgataaaaaaaaatagtgtacaATACAATAAGTTGACAGTGTACTTTTGAGGAAGAGGTGTCAGGTTGACCAAAATGGGAAAAAATGTAACAGAAAAGAAACAATAATAAATTGTGCTccattaaagaaaaaagaaaaaaaaaaggggggaaaataaaaagaagagaagcaTGATGTTTCTGCGAGAATTCTGCTCCAATAATTGAAGCAATTTGAATATATGATTTTGGAACAAAACCATCTTATCATAAATTGGGAGTGTTCTTTCCTAGAGAGCTAACAATACACATATTGATGAAATCTACAATATGTTGAACCAAGGTTACTGAAGCAATTGAAGAACACTATTCTAGAATAAGACCAATTTATCATGAAACGGGAGTATTGTGGTTGAACACAAAGAGTCATTAGTAAACAAGTAGACCAAGGTTTGATACATGATCATCGCATATGGATGGTTGCATGAAAAGAGATATAAGAAGAAGGTTGATTAACTTCTAAGCTCTTAGTTAAAACTTACTATTCCTATAGGAACTATATTTATTGAGTTTGTAATGCTTCATGTTTATCGCATCTGAAGAGTGGAGAACAATGCTTGGACTGGTTGTAAATTCTGTGGAGCCTTTAGGGAGAGTTATTTTCATCCATAAAGTAAATAATAGTGTCCCAAAAAATGTGATGGAAGTGAAGAAAGTTTATCTCTATGTAATTAATGTTTTACCCTGAAGTGACATGACATATTCTTTTTTGAACGTGTTCTTAGAGATATTTTGAGAAGCAAAACAATCACATCTGTACCAATTACCACATCCTTCTCAATGGTTAGAACAGGCGTTAAAGGATGTCAAGATCCCAAATATAGGGAGAATACTAAGGAGGTCTACACCTCAGATCTTATATTTATAATTGTACTGATGTGTTGAATATGATGAGATGATTCACCTATCAAACAAGTTCATAAGGCTGATTGATACTTGAATTTGACTTCTTTTCTTtagaacaagaaacaagaattaCTTCTCATGTTAAATGTTCAACATTAATTGTCAAGAGAGGTACTTGAGAAAGATGTTTAGTTCATATGAAAGGAATGATAACAAGTGGGCAAGAAGCCCTCAAGGAGCATCCCCATTGGCTAAGGTCCGTGGTCTTTGAATAACATCCACACATAAGTCACATGTTTAGATCTTTTTAGATTACCAGACATAAGGCTCAAACCCTGGTCCGGAATACTTTGGCGTGGCCCAACAACCGCTGAAGCACCAGGTCATCTTCACATGTTCAGATCTTAGAGTGAGCTTATTGCAAGGAAACTGTAATATCACAAATTTTCAGGtaaatctaaaataattattttaattatttggttgtattttgaaattttgtgattACTTGAGTTATTGGGTGGAGATAATTCAAGTCTTGGGTGGGACCAAGGGGCAAAATAGTGCAAGCAAGTAGTTCAAACTTCAAAGTGCATAGATGCTAACATTTTGTGCCACAACTTTGTTCACTCATATGGTTTCAAGTTTGAATTTAAGTTCTTAGATTTGCAGAGGGAAAGAAAAAAACTCCAACGAGATATATTGATGAGGGCTTGGATAAAACTAAAGAAACAGCCATTTGTTTTTAGGTAATCCAAATGTCTAGTAATCTAAAAGTCTGGAAATAAAGAATGCACGGGTATCTAAATACGTGAAAAATAAAGGACA comes from Benincasa hispida cultivar B227 chromosome 2, ASM972705v1, whole genome shotgun sequence and encodes:
- the LOC120071274 gene encoding gamma carbonic anhydrase-like 2, mitochondrial, coding for MAAVARFSRKAIASAVANNQLHRAFATEVSKTIAPSPDRVKWDYRGQRQIIPLGQWLPKIAVDAYVAPNVVLAGQVNVCDGASVWAGSVLRGDLNKITVGFCSNVQERCVLHAAWSSPTGLPAATSIERFVTIGAYSLLRSCIIEPECIIGQHSILMEGSLVETHSILEAGSVVPPGRRIPSGELWAGNPARFVRTLTHEETLEIPKLAVAINDLSKEHFSEFLPYSTVYLEVEKFKKSLGITI